One genomic region from Thermomicrobium sp. 4228-Ro encodes:
- the nrfD gene encoding NrfD/PsrC family molybdoenzyme membrane anchor subunit gives MPDSFFTHSPEWRWWIVFYFFIGGISGGAFALAALLRLFGQPGDRPVSRLGYYIAFPGSLISGLLLILDLKRPERFWHMLIQSETFRPAFKWWSPISVGSWGLLAFGFFSFLAFVGALAEVGILPRGLSAFVTGTLGAIVNVLGGLSGFFLAGYTGVLLSTTNRPLWSDTVWLGLLFLVSGFSTGAALLILLSWRSDSPAVRWLKELDSWTLILELVVLIVLLASVGTAVLRPVLFNAWGVLLLVGVVLVGILVPLLLHFRPLLGRLTVPSAAVLVLVGGFILRVVMLLSSEAV, from the coding sequence ATGCCGGATAGCTTTTTCACGCACTCGCCGGAATGGCGGTGGTGGATCGTCTTCTACTTCTTCATCGGCGGCATCTCCGGCGGCGCATTCGCACTCGCTGCGCTCTTGCGCCTTTTCGGGCAACCGGGTGACCGTCCGGTTTCACGTCTCGGGTACTACATCGCGTTTCCCGGTAGCCTGATCAGTGGTCTCTTGCTGATCCTCGACCTGAAGCGGCCGGAGCGCTTCTGGCACATGTTGATCCAATCGGAGACCTTCCGACCGGCGTTCAAGTGGTGGTCGCCGATCTCTGTCGGATCGTGGGGACTGCTCGCCTTCGGCTTCTTCTCTTTCCTCGCGTTCGTGGGTGCGCTCGCTGAAGTCGGTATCCTGCCACGTGGGCTCTCAGCATTTGTCACCGGGACGCTCGGGGCCATCGTCAATGTCCTCGGTGGTCTCTCCGGGTTCTTCTTAGCCGGCTATACTGGGGTGCTCCTGTCGACGACCAATCGGCCACTCTGGAGCGATACGGTTTGGCTCGGGTTGCTCTTCCTCGTCTCCGGCTTCTCGACTGGTGCAGCGCTCTTGATCCTGCTGAGCTGGCGGAGCGATTCGCCGGCGGTCCGGTGGCTGAAAGAACTCGATTCCTGGACACTCATCCTGGAACTCGTCGTCCTGATCGTCCTACTGGCATCGGTCGGCACGGCGGTGCTCCGGCCGGTTCTGTTCAACGCCTGGGGCGTTCTCTTGCTCGTCGGTGTCGTCCTGGTCGGTATTCTGGTCCCGTTGCTTCTTCACTTCCGGCCGCTGCTCGGGCGGTTGACGGTGCCGAGTGCGGCCGTGCTGGTCCTGGTCGGAGGGTTCATTCTCCGTGTCGTGATGTTGCTCTCGTCGGAGGCTGTGTGA